The Candidatus Nomurabacteria bacterium genome has a segment encoding these proteins:
- a CDS encoding DNA-directed RNA polymerase subunit beta, producing MSSKTKTPQKKFSKYREPFVNYPNLLEHQVDSYKWFIKEGIEEILKEFSPITDYSGKKYDLEFSDFTLSEPKTTEEFAKENKLTYEATLKARVKLLNRVIGNTKDQEIFMTDIPLMTPHGTFIVNGVERVIVPQLTRSFGVFFTDHDIKGKKYFGAKVIPSRGVWIEIEQEQDEAIYVRIDKKRKFPIISLLRTMGAESEKDLLALFDKKYHDQIKSMIEKDPSKTAIDACVEIYKKLRDGDLATPENAREYIDSIFSAERYDLAVVGRYQFNKRFKKDISPKTLENRTLTKEDMALVIEHVIELYNTPNAKGDDIDHLAQRRVRFVGELLQQKFRTGMTQIKRNIQDRMSTIDAATALPINIINQKPLQARIKEFFTTNQLSQFMDQENILAELEHSRIISALGPGGLAKERAGLEVRDVHTSHYGRVCPIHTPEGQNIGLVLHLATYARVNQYGIIETPYMKVEKGKVTGEIEYLNALEEEGMIVAHAGTKLDDNGKIVEPIIEARIKTSPGLIEREKVDYIDVATNQPLSIATSMIPFLEHNDANRALMGSNMQKQAVPCIVPEKPVVATGIEEAIARYSGRLVIAGEDGEIVEVDGNKITLKGKEKTTYKLSTFSRTNKFSLFHQRPIVSVGQKVKKGDVLADTSSTVDGQASIGQNVRVAFMSFNGSNYEDAIILSERLVQNAKFTSIYLDELTCVVRDTKLGPEVTTRDIPNVGENKLKDLDEEGVVRIGAEVREGDILVGKITPKGETELTPEERLLRSIFAEKARDVKDSSLRMPNGKRGRVISIKIFSRERGDQLESGVIKKIVIEVAQVRNISVGDKLAGRHGNKGVISTILPVEDMPYDENGDPVDAILTPLGIPSRMNLGQILEMHLGIAAETLGYQAIVPPFCGATVEEISDELEKAGFPRSGQIPLYDGKTGEKFDKDIAVGIMYILKLHHMVEDKIAMRSIGPYSLITQQPLQGKAQGGGQRFGEMEVWALEGYGASYTLREMLTYKSDDIVGRTQAFDSIIKGKNISQVNAPASFQVMLNYLRGLSLDVELQNETSKPVEETEN from the coding sequence ATGAGTTCAAAGACCAAAACACCACAAAAAAAGTTCTCAAAATACAGAGAGCCTTTCGTAAACTATCCAAACCTTTTGGAGCATCAAGTCGATTCTTATAAGTGGTTCATAAAAGAAGGTATAGAAGAAATACTAAAAGAGTTTTCTCCTATAACAGATTATTCTGGTAAAAAGTATGACCTAGAATTTTCAGACTTCACACTTTCTGAACCAAAAACAACTGAAGAGTTTGCAAAAGAAAACAAACTGACCTACGAAGCGACACTCAAGGCTAGAGTAAAGCTTCTAAACAGGGTTATTGGTAATACAAAAGACCAAGAGATATTCATGACAGACATACCTCTTATGACACCTCACGGTACATTTATCGTAAACGGTGTAGAAAGAGTTATAGTTCCTCAGCTGACAAGAAGTTTCGGTGTCTTCTTCACAGATCATGATATCAAAGGCAAAAAATACTTTGGTGCAAAAGTTATACCTTCTAGAGGTGTTTGGATTGAAATTGAGCAAGAACAAGATGAGGCCATATATGTAAGAATAGACAAGAAAAGAAAGTTCCCAATCATCTCACTTCTAAGAACTATGGGAGCAGAAAGCGAGAAAGATCTACTTGCTCTTTTCGACAAGAAATATCATGACCAAATCAAGAGCATGATCGAGAAAGATCCTTCTAAAACTGCAATAGATGCATGTGTAGAAATATACAAAAAGCTTAGAGACGGAGATCTTGCTACCCCAGAAAACGCAAGAGAATATATAGACTCTATATTTAGCGCAGAAAGATATGACTTAGCTGTTGTTGGACGATATCAATTCAACAAAAGATTCAAGAAAGACATAAGTCCAAAAACTCTAGAAAACAGAACTCTTACAAAGGAAGATATGGCTCTTGTTATAGAACACGTTATCGAGTTATATAACACTCCAAACGCAAAGGGTGACGATATAGACCACTTGGCACAAAGAAGAGTTAGATTCGTTGGTGAGCTTTTGCAACAAAAGTTCAGAACAGGTATGACTCAGATCAAGAGAAATATCCAAGATAGAATGTCTACTATAGATGCTGCTACTGCACTTCCTATAAATATCATAAACCAAAAGCCACTACAGGCTAGAATAAAAGAATTCTTTACTACAAACCAACTTTCACAGTTTATGGACCAAGAAAACATTCTTGCGGAACTAGAGCACTCAAGAATCATATCCGCACTTGGACCAGGAGGACTTGCAAAAGAAAGAGCTGGGCTAGAAGTTAGAGACGTTCACACATCTCACTACGGTAGAGTTTGTCCTATTCACACACCAGAAGGTCAAAACATCGGTCTTGTTCTTCACCTTGCAACATACGCAAGAGTAAACCAATACGGAATTATCGAAACTCCATACATGAAGGTTGAGAAAGGAAAAGTTACAGGAGAAATCGAGTATCTAAACGCTCTAGAAGAAGAGGGTATGATAGTTGCTCACGCCGGAACAAAACTAGATGACAACGGAAAAATAGTTGAGCCGATAATCGAGGCCAGAATCAAGACTTCACCAGGACTTATCGAAAGAGAAAAAGTTGACTATATAGATGTTGCTACAAATCAACCTCTATCTATTGCGACTTCTATGATTCCTTTCCTAGAACACAATGACGCGAACAGAGCGCTCATGGGATCTAACATGCAAAAACAAGCGGTACCTTGTATCGTTCCAGAAAAACCAGTTGTTGCAACAGGTATAGAGGAAGCCATTGCTAGATATTCAGGAAGACTTGTTATAGCTGGAGAAGACGGAGAAATAGTAGAAGTAGACGGAAATAAAATAACTCTAAAAGGAAAAGAAAAGACAACTTACAAGCTTTCTACATTTTCTAGAACAAACAAATTCTCTTTGTTCCACCAAAGACCTATAGTTTCTGTTGGACAAAAAGTGAAAAAAGGTGACGTTCTAGCCGACACATCATCCACAGTAGACGGACAAGCATCTATCGGACAAAACGTTAGAGTTGCTTTCATGTCATTTAACGGATCAAACTACGAGGACGCGATAATCCTATCTGAAAGACTTGTTCAAAATGCAAAGTTTACTTCTATCTATCTAGATGAGTTAACTTGTGTTGTTAGAGATACAAAACTCGGACCAGAAGTAACAACAAGAGATATACCAAACGTTGGAGAAAATAAACTAAAAGATCTAGACGAAGAAGGTGTTGTTAGAATCGGTGCAGAAGTTAGAGAAGGAGATATACTAGTTGGTAAAATTACTCCAAAGGGAGAAACAGAACTAACTCCAGAAGAGAGGCTGCTTAGATCTATCTTTGCTGAAAAAGCACGTGATGTAAAAGACTCATCTCTAAGAATGCCAAACGGTAAAAGAGGTAGAGTTATTTCTATCAAGATATTCTCTAGAGAAAGAGGCGATCAACTAGAATCAGGTGTTATCAAGAAAATAGTTATCGAAGTTGCTCAAGTTAGAAACATATCAGTCGGAGACAAGCTTGCTGGACGACACGGTAACAAGGGAGTTATCTCAACAATACTTCCAGTAGAAGATATGCCATACGATGAAAACGGTGATCCAGTAGATGCAATCCTTACACCACTTGGTATACCTTCTCGTATGAACCTAGGACAGATTCTAGAAATGCACCTTGGTATAGCTGCTGAAACACTCGGCTACCAAGCTATAGTTCCTCCTTTCTGTGGAGCTACAGTAGAAGAAATAAGTGATGAGCTAGAAAAAGCAGGGTTCCCAAGAAGTGGACAGATACCTCTATACGACGGAAAGACAGGAGAAAAATTCGATAAAGATATCGCAGTTGGAATCATGTATATCTTGAAACTTCACCACATGGTAGAAGACAAGATTGCTATGCGTTCTATCGGACCATACTCACTTATCACTCAACAACCACTACAAGGTAAAGCTCAAGGTGGAGGACAAAGATTTGGAGAAATGGAAGTCTGGGCACTAGAAGGTTACGGAGCCTCTTATACACTAAGAGAAATGCTTACATACAAGTCTGATGACATCGTTGGTCGAACTCAGGCTTTTGATTCGATTATCAAAGGTAAAAACATAAGTCAGGTAAACGCACCGGCTTCATTCCAAGTGATGCTCAATTACTTGAGAGGTCTGTCTCTAGATGTTGAACTTCAAAACGAAACATCAAAACCTGTCGAAGAAACCGAGAATTAA